One Anopheles marshallii chromosome 3, idAnoMarsDA_429_01, whole genome shotgun sequence genomic region harbors:
- the LOC128711110 gene encoding zinc finger protein 271 has protein sequence MDALKCRFCLEPHYPASGSFSILNLPFSIALKRVFSFEVKSEQHLPDYACKVCSSMVWKFYTYSVMVEDNQHKLQQECSSMNAVTPRNLAGGYRMNGHEHLAIKREPIELSNNPVPTCSNNAAIDQNSQHSIKAVPQDEASTPHEAVVSREVVSEVMAMPPVSEDDDDGSIKLEEYVLQPYIEESDTSIAEKVTQELQAEDENSSTRNMMDYDNPADETTEPDASSTSSSHNNAHNQTQTEKDQLILCDKCESWFANLAQLRNHQRIHKTSECPICKRMIKGDFISQHLAAHEGAFHCDICDATFGCSSSLRIHKDLKHADDSQTDDEKFPCKLCEQTFQNKTQLSRHQRQHKMARCNICNEQIRSTLMQNHMSVHRGAYHCEVCKKPFSSRTNLMRHKRAKHTPKVLSEYIGRCDRCGLTFPNQTKLSAHIKGHQRKQCHICKKEFRPNKIKEHLASHDGAFRCGNCKKTFSTKYSLKKHNRVSTRCTAESSDSDSEYELSPESTDESV, from the exons ATGGATGCCTTGAAGTGTCGATTCTGCCTTGAGCCGCATTATCCTGCGAGTGGAAGCTTTTCGATACTGAATTTACCGTTCAGTATCGCACTCAAGCGAGTATTTTCATTTGAG GTCAAATCGGAGCAACATTTACCCGACTATGCGTGTAAGGTGTGTTCCTCGATGGTATGGAAATTCTATACATACAGTGTCATGGTGGAAGACAATCAACACAAACTGCAACAAGAATGCTCGTCGATGAATGCAGTCACTCCACGGAATCTCGCAGGAGGTTACCGCATGAATGGTCATGAGCATTTGGCCATTAAACGAGAACCGATTGAACTTAGTAACAATCCTGTACCTACATGCTCTAATAATGCCGCCATCGACCAAAATTCACAACATAGCATTAAAGCTGTACCACAGGACGAGGCGAGCACGCCGCATGAAGCTGTTGTAAGTCGTGAAGTCGTTTCGGAAGTTATGGCAATGCCC CCTGTTTCagaagacgatgatgatggaagtATCAAGTTGGAAGAATACGTTCTCCAACCATACATTGAAGAAAGCGATACAA GTATCGCGGAAAAAGTCACCCAAGAGCTTCAGGCGGAGGACGAAAATAGCAGCACCAGAAACATGATGGACTACGATAACCCAGCCGACGAAACAACCGAACCTGATGCATCCTCCACTAGCAGTTCCCACAACAATGCACACAATCAGACTCAAACCGAGAAAGATCAACTAATCCTGTGCGATAAGTGTGAAAGTTGGTTCGCCAACTTAGCGCAACTGAGAAATCATCAGCGTATTCACAAAACGAGTGAATGTCCTATCTGCAAAAGGATGATAAAGGGTGACTTTATATCGCAGCATCTTGCCGCCCACGAAGGTGCATTTCATTGCGATATATGTGACGCAACGTTCGGGTGTTCCAGCAGCTTGCGAATACACAAAGATTTGAAACATGCGGACGATTCGCAAACAGACGACGAGAAGTTTCCCTGCAAGCTTTGCGAACAAACGttccaaaataaaacacagctGTCCCGCCACCAGAGGCAACACAAAATGGCACGATGTAATATTTGCAATGAACAGATTCGCAGTACGCTCATGCAGAACCACATGTCCGTTCATCGGGGCGCATACCACTGTGAAGTGTGCAAGAAACCGTTTTCATCTCGCACGAACTTGATGAGACataaaagagcaaaacatACCCCGAAAGTGTTATCGGAGTACATCGGCCGGTGTGATCGGTGTGGTCTTACCTTTCCCAATCAAACCAAGCTGTCAGCTCATATAAAGGGACACCAGCGGAAACAGTGCCATATTTGCAAGAAAGAGTTTCGGCCTAATAAGATAAAGGAACATCTCGCTTCACATGACGGTGCATTCCGGTGTGGTAACTGTAAGAAGACGTTTTCTACTAAGTACAGCTTAAAGAAACACAATCGTGTATCTACCCGTTGTACAGCTGAAAGCAGTGACAGTGACTCAGAGTATGAATTATCACCAGAATCAACGGATGAATCGGTTTAG
- the LOC128710920 gene encoding NTF2-related export protein encodes MASAKVDTEMRSKIDTVCTTAEAFVKLYYDHVDKKRQHMGPLYMDTGLLVWNGNGAKGKEEIQKYFHDLPRSEHTVISIDAQPIVDDAVSSQLTFVMQVAGMVKFHEHPAKPFQQTFMITAQGDKWKIVSDCFRLQDGIL; translated from the exons ATGGCTTCTGCTAAAGTTGATACC GAAATGCGGTCGAAAATCGACACCGTATGTACCACAGCGGAAGCATTCGTAAAGCTGTACTACGATCATGTGGATAAGAAGCGTCag CATATGGGCCCACTATACATGGACACGGGGCTGCTCGTGTGGAATGGGAATGGTGCGAAGGGCAAGGAAGAAATACAGAAATACTTCCATGATCTGCCACGCTCGGAGCACACAGTCATATCGATCGATGCACAGCCCATCGTAGACGATGCCGTATCCTCCCAGCTAACCTTCGTCATGCAAGTGGCCGGCATGGTCAAGTTTCACGAACACCCAGCGAAACCATTCCAGCAAACGTTCATGATCACGGCCCAGGGAGACAAGTGGAAAATCGTTTCGGACTGTTTCCGCCTACAGGATGGCATTTTGTAG
- the LOC128714630 gene encoding gastrulation defective protein 1 homolog, whose amino-acid sequence MNRGKITFGKINLKSSAPSTSSTESAENPSASSDGTVSGFGSFGRKENAKDDPVERISEELDNSKLQEVMGISGFGRKQAKQFDINEMIQKAKQNAPKAVVDQKTIIETDGDNKNKDQDDDEDDDEEDEEVIGPVPTGGVNEARRKKVDKGEESDGDDDEDEQDDDEFDEDAPINKLPHSHEVEMRHGSKAVIALASDPSGVRLASGSMDYNLNFWDFSGMDKSMKSFRSMQPCENHPIRNLYYSFSGDMMLVVSGSSQAKVLDRDGFEKMECVKGDQYIADMSKTKGHIAGLTSGCWSPVRREEFLTSGMDSTLRTWVFAKTKEQRAVIKTRAQGGLKTIPTSCAYNRDGTLIAAGCSDGSLQTWDTRKMFVHTTHCIRDAHTKGADISSVLFSYSGFQLASRSMDETLKLWDMRAFKKPLHVFGGLFSRYDTTDCCFSPDDTMVLTGESLPKGAKQANLFVYDTKTFETVAKLPITDSHVIRTLWHPKLNQIFVGCGNGIIRGLYDEKRSMRGAKLCVVRTHRKKKDSEIVGTTQIITPHALPMFRQEKTRSVRKKLEKDRMDPVKSKRPDLPITSGQGGRVASSGGTLSSYVIRNLGLSKRVEDDQDPREAILKYAKEAAENPYWIAPAYAKTQPKPIFNSEDEPEAKKTKTEQ is encoded by the exons ATGAATCGAGGGAAAATCACATTTGGTAAAATTAATCTCAAATCTTCCGCCCCATCCACTAGCTCTACAGAGAGTGCGGAAAATCCTTCAGCATCGTCTG atGGAACCGTGTCCGGATTTGGATCGTTTGGACGAAAGGAAAATGCCAAAGATGATCCAGTCGAGCGTATATCTGAAGAGTTAGACAACAGCAAACTACAAGAAGTGATGGGTATATCCGGCTTTGGTCGAAAACAAGCCAAGCAGTTCGATATTAACGAAATGatacaaaaagcaaaacaaaacgcaccgaaGGCGGTGGTGGATCAGAAGACTATCATTGAAACGGATGgagataacaaaaacaaagatcaAGACGACGACGAAGATGATGACGAAGAGGATGAAGAAGTGATTGGTCCAGTACCGACTGGAGGTGTGAACGAAGCTCGACGCAAGAAAGTGGATAAAGGGGAAGAATCggacggtgatgatgacgaGGATGAGCAGGATGACGATGAGTTCGATGAAGATGCACCCATCAATAAGTTACCTCACTCGCACGAGGTAGAGATGCGGCACGGAAGCAAAGCGGTGATTGCACTTGCCAGTGACCCATCCGGTGTTCGACTCGCTTCCGGTTCGATGGACTACAATCTCAACTTTTGGGACTTTTCCGGCATGGACAAGTCGATGAAAAGTTTCCGTTCGATGCAACCGTGTGAAAATCATCCCATCCGCAATCTGTACTACTCCTTTTCGGGCGATATGATGCTGGTCGTGTCGGGAAGTTCCCAGGCGAAGGTGCTCGATCGCGATGGGTTCGAGAAGATGGAGTGCGTAAAGGGAGATCAATACATTGCGGACATGTCTAAAACGAAGGGTCACATTGCGGGTCTGACCAGTGGATGCTGGAGCCCGGTTCGTCGTGAAGAGTTCCTTACGAGCGGCATGGACTCAACGCTCCGAACCTGGGTGTTTGCGAAGACGAAGGAGCAGCGTGCCGTCATAAAAACACGTGCACAGGGCGGGCTGAAAACGATTCCAACGAGCTGTGCTTACAATCGCGATGGCACACTAATTGCGGCCGGATGCAGTGATGGGTCGCTGCAAACCTGGGACACGCGTAAAATGTTCGTCCACACGACACACTGCATACGGGATGCACATACAAAGGGTGCCGATATCTCGTCGGTGTTATTTTCATACTCCGGCTTTCAGTTGGCTTCTCGTTCGATGGATGAAACGCTCAAGTTGTGGGACATGCGAGCCTTTAAGAAACCGCTACACGTGTTCGGCGGATTGTTCAGCCGGTACGATACGACCGATTGTTGCTTCAGTCCGGACGATACAATGGTTTTGACCGGTGAATCCCTTCCGAAAGGTGCCAAACAGGCCAACCTTTTCGTGTACGATACGAAAACGTTCGAAACGGTTGCGAAACTGCCGATCACTGATTCCCACGTCATTCGCACATTGTGGCACCCGAAGTTGAACCAAATATTCGTCGGATGCGGTAATGGTATCATACGCGGGCTGTACGACGAGAAGCGAAGTATGCGCGGTGCCAAGCTGTGTGTCGTAAGGACACATCGGAAGAAGAAAGACTCGGAAATTGTCGGCACCACGCAGATTATCACACCGCACGCTTTGCCAATGTTCCGGCAGGAAAAGACCCGCTCGGTGCGCAAGAAGCTGGAGAAGGATCGTATGGATCCGGTAAAATCTAAACGACCCGATCTGCCGATTACCAGTGGCCAGGGAGGACGTGTCGCAAGCTCCGGTGGAACGCTTTCGTCATACGTCATTCGAAATTTGGGTTTGAGCAAGCGCGTGGAGGATGATCAGGATCCGCGCGAGGCCATCCTGAAGTACGCTAAGGAGGCGGCAGAAAACCCGTACTGGATTGCGCCCGCATACGCCAAAACGCAACCCAAACCTATTTTCAACAGCGAGGATGAACCAGAAGCAAAGAAGACAAAAACGGAGCAGTAA